A genome region from Hevea brasiliensis isolate MT/VB/25A 57/8 chromosome 9, ASM3005281v1, whole genome shotgun sequence includes the following:
- the LOC110672150 gene encoding uncharacterized protein LOC110672150 has product MSGCKRPPRSDRPSITYRWNQVDEASFDLTDIVPEQNASTRTEKKKQSSINTELKHSEILSTKELISAVGQIWSIVNPLAITESGAKPNRNGSGSQKSVILGDLVGEDGGAALKDDDERYFSAYARTASNITPSLQPRFEFLTVTQKLLAIEPCKRNCTHSLFSQFSKGSTTLSNEYWIGKGLANVGTSYELERIYGWMKEIIPGESQNPVNVTKIEEENFNKICTSGNTIIHADACISRDSTHTRNNFALRNADCYSDSVKSKGTSLGDNMEAAMKTGIISSLCSDYFLGTLHNNNVHNSVSNGLSSSLYVDYHLDFLAPQKSTYEEFKHHNDDNQMAETRKRPQKFVEDKNVMEVCPSACARPRYALAKQEHAYAGAFAGIFVSLCLHPVDTVKTVIQSCRTEQKSICDIGRSIVSERGVTGLYRGIASNIASSAPISAIYTFTYESVKGSLLPFFSKEYHSFAHCVAGGCASIATSFVFTPSERIKQQMQIGSRYHNCWNALIGIIGKGGLPSLYAGWGAVLCRNVPHSIIKFYTYESLKQLMLSSQNLNAQPNTLQTLVCGGLAGSTAALFTTPFDVVKTRLQTQIPGSMNQYDSVFHALKEIGKNEGLKGLYRGLIPRLVMYVSQGALFFASYEFFKRLFSLEIPQFNSQRIQYKQSMEDDPTQLQLP; this is encoded by the exons ATGTCTGGGTGCAAAAGGCCTCCTCGTAGTGATCGACCTTCAATTACATACAGGTGGAACCAAGTTGATGAGGCATCTTTTGACCTTACTGATATTGTCCCTGAACAAAATGCCTCTACACGCACTGAGAAAAAAAAGCAAAGTAGCATAAATACCGAACTGAAGCACTCTGAGATATTGAGCACAAAGGAGCTCATCTCAGCAGTGGGGCAGATATGGAGTATTGTAAATCCTCTTGCTATTACTGAATCAGGGGCAAAACCAAATCGTAATGGTAGTGGCTCTCAGAAAAGTGTTATCTTGGGTGATCTGGTTGGGGAAGATGGTGGGGCAGCTTTAAAAGATGATGATGAAAGATACTTTAGTGCTTATGCAAGGACTGCTAGTAATATTACACCTTCACTGCAGCCAAGGTTTGAGTTTCTTACAGTGACTCAGAAGTTGTTGGCGATTGAACCTTGTAAGCGGAATTGTACTCATTCATTATTCTCACAGTTTTCGAAGGGAAGTACCACATTATCAAATGAGTATTGGATAGGAAAGGGGCTAGCGAATGTAGGAACTTCAtatgaattggaaaggatatatGGATGGATGAAAGAAATAATTCCTGGTGAATCACAGAATCCTGTCAATGTCACTAAGATTGAGGAAGAGaatttcaataaaatctgcaCTTCAGGAAATACAATCATTCATGCTGATGCCTGCATTTCTAGAGATTCAACTCATACCAGAAATAACTTTGCTTTGAGAAATGCTGACTGCTATTCTGATTCAGTCAAATCAAAAGGTACATCTCTAGGTGATAACATGGAAGCAGCAATGAAGACAGGAATAATCAGCTCCCTCTGCTCTGATTATTTCCTTGGGACTCTTCATAATAATAATGTGCACAATAGTGTTTCAAATGGACTGAGTTCTAGCCTTTATGTAGATTATCATCTTGACTTTTTAGCTCCACAGAAGAGTACATATGAAGAATTCAAACATCACAATGATGATAATCAAATGGCTGAGACAAGAAAACGACCTCAAAAGTTTGTTGAGGACAAAAATGTCATGGAGGTTTGTCCATCAGCATGTGCAAGACCACGTTATGCCCTTGCTAAGCAAGAGCATGCTTATGCAGGTGCATTTGCTGGAATATTCGTTAGCCTTTGTCTACATCCTGTTGATACGGTAAAGACAGTTATTCAGTCTTGCCGTACAGAGCAGAAGTCTATATGTGACATTGGAAGGTCAATTGTTTCTGAAAGAG GTGTAACTGGGCTTTATCGTGGAATTGCTAGCAATATAGCATCTTCAGCTCCAATATCTGCCATTTACACTTTCACGTATGAATCAGTTAAAGGATCTTTGCTTCCTTTTTTCTCCAAG gaatatcACTCTTTTGCCCATTGTGTTGCAGGCGGATGCGCAAGCATTGCAACTTCCTTTGTTTTCACTCCCAGTGAGCGTATAAAGCAGCAGATGCAAATTGGTTCACGCTATCATAACTGCTG GAATGCGCTGATTGGAATAATTGGAAAGGGTGGTTTACCTTCACTATATGCAGGATGGGGAGCTGTACTATGCCGGAATGTTCCACATTCAATTATAAAG TTTTATACATATGAAAGCTTGAAGCAGTTGATGTTGTCTTCACAAAATCTGAATGCGCAACCTAACACGTTACAAACA CTAGTTTGTGGAGGGCTGGCAGGATCCACTGCTGCTTTATTCACAACTCCTTTTGATGTGGTGAAGACTAGACTACAGACGCAG ATTCCTGGTTCCATGAACCAATATGACAGTGTGTTTCATGCCCTTAAAGAAATAGGAAAGAATGAAGGTCTGAAGGGCCTCTACAG GGGATTAATTCCAAGATTGGTTATGTATGTGTCTCAAGGAGCATTATTCTTTGCATCATATGAATTTTTCAAAAGATTATTTTCTTTGGAAATTCCACAATTTAATTCTCAAAGGATTCAGTACAAACAAAGCATGGAAGATGATCCAACACAATTGCAATTGCCATGA